GCGCGAATGGCATCCTCGGTGATGTCGGTCGGCACCTTCGACGCCTTCTTGGGCCAGCTTACCCACAGGAAGCCGGCCGGCGCGAGAAAAGGCCTTAGATATGTCAATTTCGCTGTCATCTTCGCGCGATCGGTGACGAAGATATGGGCCGCATCGATCGGCGCTTCCGGCGCGGAAAGCCGGATCACACCACTCTCGCCAATCTCCGCCGCGACGCTGTCGGGCATGCCGTCCCACCAGGCGCGCAGCCCGGGCTTCAGGCTCAGCTTCTTGGCCAAAGGCGTACCCGAATAACCGCCGCTCATCGCCTGCGCCCGGCAGCGATGAGGGCGATTGGCAGGCCGACCAAAATGCAGTGGGAAAAGAGCTGGTTGCCAATGTTCCAAGCGATCCGCCCGATTGGCAGCGCGGCATAGGCGGCGGGCAACCACATCGCCGGCCAACGCCAGGGCCGCACGATCCAGTACATGATGCCCCATAGCAGCAACCCATAAAGCAGGCCGGCGACGATCGGGTGACGGCGCAGGGCAGGGCGCCGCTGTGCAATCAGCATATAGGCGCCCGCCATGCAGGCCATGATCGCAAAATGCACGGCCAGGCCGACGATCGCCCAGAGCCCGACGGGATCGCCCTTGGCGGTGTCGCCGAACGGCCCGCTGGCGACGAATTGCAGCACGGCTAGCGGCTGCATGCCCGCCATGCCGGCGAAGACGAAAGCAGACAGGATATCGAGTGTGCCGGCGACCCATGTCGCCCGGATGATCCTCTCGCGCATGCGGCGCTCCCCATTTCTCGGGGCGGATCATAGCAGATTGCCAGTATCTTGTCCCGCCGGATGCGCTGCACCCGGCGGGACAGAAGGTTTTTAGAGTTCGCTGTCCATCAGCGCCGGGAAGAAGCCCTCATGCGCGGTGCGCAGCGCGTCGATCGACACGCCGGCCACGCTGTCGCCGCCGACGGTGCCGATCTTGACCGCGCCAGCAATCTCGACGCCGGCCGGCGCCGTGACGACATAGCGGCTCTGGTCTTCGCCGAACGCCGAAGCGGTGGTCAGCGCCACGTCCAGCGTCGCGCCGATCTTGCCGGCCAGCGCCATTTCCGCGATCGTGACGATCAGGCCACCGTCGGAAATGTCATGCACGGCATTGACCGTGCCCGCCAAAACCAGCGCGCGGACGGCGTCGCCATTGGCGCGCTCGACGGCCAGGTCGACCTTGGGCGCGTTACCCGCCTCGCGGCCGGCAATCTCGCGCAGCCAGATGCTCTGGCCGAGGTGGGTGCCTTCGCCGCCGACCAGCCAGATCGCGTCGCCCTCATTCTTGAACGCCACGGTCGCCATCACGTCGATGTCGGCCAGCAGGCCGATGCCGCCGATCGCCGGGGTCGGCAGGATCGCCGAGCCACCGCCGGTCGCCTTGGATTCATTGTAGAGGCTGACATTGCCCGACACGATCGGGAAGTCGAACGCGCGGCAGGCGTCGCCCATGCCCTCCAGGCAGCCGGTCAGCTGCGCCATGATTTCGGGGCGCTGCGGATTGGCGAAGTTGAGGCAGTTGGTGACCGCCAGCGGGGTCGATCCGACCGCGCTCAGGTTGCGATAGCATTCTGCGATCGCCTGCTTGCCGCCTTCATAGGGGTCGGCATAGCAATAGCGCGGGGTGCAGTCGGTGCTGATGGCAATGCCCTTGCTGCTGCCATGGACGCGGACCACCGCGGCGTCGCCGCCGGGGCGCTGCACCGTGTCGGCGCCGACCATATGGTCATACTGCTCCCAGATCCAGCGACGGCTGGCGATGTCGGGGCTGCCCATCAGTGTGATGAGGTCAGCGCCGATGTCGGCGCTCTCGGCGATCTCGCCCAGCGGCTCGACCTTCGACCAGATCTTATACTCGTCCTTCGGCATCGAGGGACGATCATAGAGCGGCGCATCGTCGGCCAGCGGCGCGAGCGGAATGTCGCAGACGATCTCGCCCTTATGCTCCAGCACCATGCGGCCGGTGTCGGTGACATGGCCAATGACGGCGAAGTCCAGTTCCCACTTCCTGAAGATCGCCTCGGCAAAGGCTTCGCGGCCGGGCTTCAGCACCATGAGCATGCGCTCCTGGCTTTCCGACAGCATCATCTCATAGGTGGTCATGCCGGTTTCGCGCTGCGGCACGTCATCCATCTTGAGGTGGAGGCCAACGCCGCCCTTCGACGCCATTTCGACGCTGGAGGAGGTGAGACCGGCGGCGCCCATGTCCTGGATGGCGACGATCGCGTCCGACGCCATCAGTTCCAGGCACGCCTCGATCAGCAGCTTTTCGGTGAAGGGGTCGCCGACCTGGACGGTGGGGCGCTTCTCTTCGCTATCCTCGCCGAAATCGGCCGACGCCATGGTCGCGCCATGGATGCCGTCGCGGCCGGTCTTGGAGCCGACATAGACGATCGGGTTGCCGACGCCGCTGGCGGCCGAATAGAAGATCTTGTCGGTGTCGGCGATGCCCACGGTCATCGCATTGACCAGGATATTGCCGTCATAGGCGGGGTGGAAATTCACCTCGCCGCCCACGGTCGGCACGCCGACGCAATTGCCATAGCCGCCAATGCCATGGACCACGCCGCTGATGAGATGCTTCATCTTGGGGTGGTCGGGCCGGCCGAAGCGCAGCGCGTTCATATTGGCCACCGGGCGGGCGCCCATGGTGAACACGTCGCGCAGGATGCCGCCGACGCCGGTCGCGGCGCCCTGATAGGGCTCGATGTAGCTGGGGTGGTTGTGGCTTTCCATCTTGAAGATGGCGGCCTGGCCATCGCCGATGTCGACCACGCCGGCATTCTCGCCGGGGCCACAGATCACCTGCGGACCCTTGGTGGGCAGCTTCATCAGGTGAATTTTGGAGGATTTGTAAGAGCAATGCTCGGACCACATGACCGAGAAGATGCCGAGTTCCGTCAGGTTCGGTTCACGGCCGATCGCTTTGAGGACGCGATCATATTCTTCGGGGGACAGACCGTGCTCGGCAACGATCTGCGGGGTGATCTGGGGGGCGCTGCTGGACATGAGCGCGCCTTTAGCCGCGTGGCGCGGGATTCACAATGGCCCGGTGCATGCCTTGGACGTGACCATTGGGACAAAATGAAAGGGCCGGCCCCTAGGGAAGGACCGGCCCTGTGAAAAATCGAAAATCCTGTCGGATCAGACGTGGCAGGCCTGGGCGCTCTTGCCCGGCACCGTGATGGTGACGTCGTTGCCCGAACCCTTGACTTCATAGCCGCCCTCGGCGGTGAAGGGCTGGCCAGCTTCGGCGGCCTTCAGCATGGTGGGCGAGCCATTCTTTTCGGTGCGCAGGATCGCGCTCTTGTCGTCGCTCATATAGTCGACGAAGAACAGGCTGTTGTCCTTGCAGCGGAACTGCTTGTTGGCCTTGACCGAAGGCGGCAGCTCAACCGGCGCGGCATTGGCCAGCTGGGCAGCCATCGGATCGGCGGGGCCGCCGACGACTTCGGGTTCGTCCTTCTTGTTGCAGGCAGAGAGCAGGCTGACGGCCGCAACGGCGATAAGGGGGAGATAATATTTCATAGCGGTCCTTCTATGTGCACTTGCGATATGATGCGTCAACGCAAAACTGCCCGAATTCCGCCACGCCTGTGCAATGACGTCATGACGTTTGCGTGACGAAGGGCCGCTTTGGCCGGCTTCGCCATGTGATGCGCTTCATGCGGGCTTGACCGCACGAACGGGGGCGGTCAATGCAGGCGCATGGCTGAGGAAAGCACCCCGCAACCCGATTTGTCGCATCTCTCCTTCGAGGATGCGCTGCGTGCACTCGAATCGATCGTACGCCGCCTGGAAAGCGGCGACGTGCCACTTGATGAGTCGATTTCGCTCTATGCCCAGGGGGAGGAGCTGCGCAAGCGCTGCACCGAACGGCTGCAGGCGGCTGAGGCGCGGATCAGCAAGTTGACGGTCGATGCCGGTGGTGCGGTGACCGGCGCCACCCCCTTCGGTGCGGATTGATCCCGACCATGGAAGGCGGCGGCGCCGCAGGCCTGGAGCAGAGCGCAACCGCGCTGATTACGGCCCATGCGGCAGTGCTGGCGGCAGAGGTGGATCGCGCGTTTGACGCGCTGCTGACGGTGCCGGACGATGCGCGTCGCCGCCTTTATGATGCGATGCGTCATGCGGCGATCGGCGGTGGCAAGCGGTTGCGCCCGCTGCTGGTGCAGGCGACCAGCGACCTGTTCAACATTTCGCGCGAATCCGCGCTGCGCGTCGGCCTCGCCGTTGAGTGCATCCATGTCTATTCGCTGGTGCATGATGATCTGCCGGCGATGGATGATGACGACATGCGGCGTGGCAAGCCGACCGTGCACAAGGCCTTCGACGAGGCGACGGCGATCCTCGCTGGCGACTGTCTGCATGATCTTGCCTTCGAGATATTGGCCGACGAACAGACCCATCCGGATGCGTTTGTTCGCATCGAGCTGGTGAAGGCGCTGGCGCTGGCCAGCGGCCCAGCCGGCATGGCCGGTGGCCAGATGATGGATCTGGAAGCGGAACAGGCCCGGTTCGACCTGGCGACGGTCACGCGGCTGCAAAATCTCAAGACCGGGGCCTTGATCGGCTTTTGCGTGGACGCCGCGGCCATCATGGCGCGCATCCCGGTGGACGCGCGCACTGGTCTGCACGGCTATGCACGCGACATCGGCCTTGCCTTCCAGATCGCCGACGATCTGCTGGATGTCGAAGGCAATTTGCAACTCGCCGGCAAGGCGCTGGGCAAGGATGCGGCGGCGGGCAAGGAAACCTTCGTGTCGCTGCTCGGTATCGACCGGGCGCGGGAACAGGGGCGCTTGCTCGTTGAACAGGCCAAGGCGCATCTGCATGGTCATGGCGCGGAAGCGGACCTGCTACGTGCCATCGCCGACTATATTGTGGAAAGGGACCGTTAAGCCATGAGCACCGGCAAGCAACGGATAGGCGTCTATCCCGGTACCTTCGACCCTATCACCCTGGGCCATATGGACATCATCCGGCGTGGCGCGAAGCTGGTCGACAAGCTGGTGATCGGCGTCACCACCAATATCAGCAAGTCGCCGATGTTCAGCGATGAAGAACGGCTGGACATGGTCCGCCGCGAATGTGCGGATATCGATACCGAAATCGTCGTCACCGGCTTCAACTCGCTGCTGATGGACTTCGCCGAATCGCAGGGCGCCAGCGTCATCATCCGTGGCCTGCGCGCGGTCGCCGATTTTGAATATGAATATCAGATGGCGGGCATGAACCAGCAGATCAACAGCCGGGTGGAAACCGTCTTTCTGATGGCGGACGTGTCGCTGCAGCCGATCGCCTCGCGCCTGGTCAAGGAAATCGCCCTCTATGGCGGGCCGATCCACAAATTCGTCAGCCCGCCGGTGCGCGCGGAGGTGGAGGCGCGGGTGACCGCGCTTGGCCGCAAGGGGCAGGGCTGATAGCCGTCGGATCAGGCGCATTTCAGCCTGCGTTCAGTTGCCAATCGCGATCAGCGCGCTATCAGGGCCGCTTGGCCCTTCCGGGCAAGAGATCAAGGAAAGTTCATTCCCATGCGTTTCACTTCGGCGCTCAAGACCATGGCGATCGGCCTCGCCCTTACTGCGTCCAGCCTGGCCTTCGCTCAGGGTGGCGGCGGCGGTGGTGGCGGTGCGGAGGATATGAAGAAGGCGGAAACGGCGGCCAAGGCCGAACAGAACGCCAAGTCGCTGGGCACCGAACTGACCCCCAAGCTGCCGCCTGCAACCATTCCGGCCGATCCGCAGAATATCTGGGACCTCGATCTTTCCACCGGTGGCCGCGTGCGGATCCAGTTGCGTCCGGACATCGCCCCCAATCATGTCGAGCGGATCAAGGAACTGACCCGGCAGGGCTTCTATAATGGCCTCAAATTCCACCGCGTCATCCCGGGTTTCATGGCCCAGGGTGGCGATCCCAAGGGGGATGGCACCGGCGGCTCGACGCTCCCGGATCTCAAGGCCGAATTCAACCCGATGCCGCATCTGCGTGGCACCTTGTCGATGGCCCGCGCCCAGAGCGATGACAGTGCCAACAGCCAGTTCTTCATCGTGCTGCTGCCGCGCATGCAGCTCGACAAGAAATATACCGTCTTCGGCCGCGTGATCGAGGGCATGCAATATGTCGACGCGATCCATGAGGGCGAACCGCCGGCCGACCCGAGCGTCATTCTTCAGGCCTCGATCGAAAGCGATGGCAAGCCGCCGGTGCTGGCACCGCCGCCCCCGCCGCCGGCGCCCGAACCCTCGATCCTGCCGTCGAAGAAGCCGGCCGCCCCGGCCAAGAAGCCGGCACCCAAGAAGAAGTGAGCTAGCGCCCGGAAGGGCCATCGCCATGCGTGTAGACCTGTTCGATTTCGACCTGCCGGCGGAGAATATCGCCCTCCGTCCGGCTAGCCCGCGCGATTCAGCGCGCCTGCTGCTGGTGCCCGGCGAACAGGCGATGGAGGATCGCATCGTCCGCGACCTGCCTTCGCTGCTGCGTGCCGGCGATGTGCTGGTCTTCAACGACACCCGTGTCATCCCCGCCCAGCTTGAAGGCATGCGGGGCGATGCGCGGATCGGCGCGACCCTGCACAAGCGGCTGGGGCTGCGCCAATGGCAGGCCTTCCTGCGCAATGCCAAGCGGGTGCGCGATGGCGACCGGATCGATTTCGGCGCCGGCGTCACGGCGATTGCCGGTCCGCGCGATGCGGATGGTGGCGTGACCCTCAGTTTCGAGGGCGACGAACCGGTGGAAGTGCTGCTGGAGCGTGCCGGCCGTATGCCGCTGCCGCCCTATATCGCCAGCAAGCGCCCGACCGACGCGCGCGATCGCAGCGACTACCAGACCATGTTCGCGCGCGAGGATGGGGCGGTCGCCGCGCCGACTGCCGCTCTGCACTTCACGCCCGACCTGATGGTCGCCATTGCCGCTGCCGGTATCGGGACGGAAACCCTGACCCTGCACGTTGGTGCGGGCACTTTCCTGCCGGTCAAGGCGGACGATACCGACGATCACCGCATGCACGCGGAATGGGGGCGGATTGACCAGGAAACGGCTGATCGGTTGAATGCGGTGCGTCGGTCCGGCGGACGCCTGATCGCGGTCGGCACCACCTCGCTGCGCCTGCTGGAAAGCGCCACGGGCGAGGATGGCATTATTCGCCCCTTCGCCGACGAAACCCGCATCTTCATCACCCCAGGATATCGTTTCCGCGCGGTTGACGGGCTGATGACCAATTTTCACCTGCCCAAATCGACCCTGTTCATGCTGGTAAGTGCTTTGATGGGCACGGAAAAAATGCAATCCGTGTACAGCCACGCAATCGAGGAAGGCTACCGCTTCTACAGCTATGGGGACTCCAGCCTGCTGCTGCCCTGATCCGGGTTCTAGGGGGCGAGGGCGGCGATGCCCTTTCCGCTCATCATCGCACCGATCACCAGCAACAGGACGGCCATCACCGCCGCATTATGCTGGGTAAGCCAGACACGCATCTCGTCCAGCCAGGGACGAACCCGTCGTTCCGCAAGGAAATAGCCCAATATGGGCAGCCATATCGTGACAGCCGCGATCAGCAGGTAGATGATGACGGTGAATATGGTCTGGCCTGGTGGCAGATGATGGGCTCCAAAACTGATCCCCGCAGCCATGCCGACGGTGAGGTTTTTGGGATTGGCCGCATAGATGCCAAAGCCCAGTCCGGCCGCCGCCAATGGTCCCATATGCTCGACCGCCGCCAGCCAGTGTGGCAGTGTCGCGACTTCGCCTGGTGCCGGCCGCACGCGCCATTCGTGCCATGCCAGGCCGAGCAGCAGGACGCCGACCACCAGCTTGACCATCGCGGCACCATGTCCTTTGCCGCCACTGCCCAGGCCAAGGTCGGAGAGCCAGGAAAATAGCAGCAAAGCGCCCACGATGGCGGCCAGCCAGCCGACCAAAAAGACAGGCGCCGTCAGGCGGGCCTGCGGCGACATCAGCAGAACGATCATCGCGATGATCGGCAAGGGGCTGATCGACACGCCAACCGCCAGCGGCAGAAGCTCGCCTATTGCCTCAAACATATGTCATGCCCCCTCCTGCGGCGGATATCCGCTACTCTATGGCGCGCCCTTTGGTACGGCCATCCTGCAAATCCCCGAGTTCATGGCAGGCAATTCCCAGCGCAGCGGGACGTGATTTGCGTCAAAAGGCTTCGGCAATTCCCACATAGGCGCCATGATCATTCTTCCCCACGGCAAAATCGACGCGTAATTGGACATCGTTGCTGCGGAACGGGCGATATCGCACGCCGGCGCCGGCAGCAGGCAGCAGATTACCTCTGCTCCAGATATCACCCGCCGATGGTGCGATCCCGCCCAGCCCGACAAAGCCGGTAGCGCCCCATCGGCCCGCAATATGCTGGCGCAGTTCGGCTTGCACTGCCCAACTGGCGCCGTCGCGGTAGCGGCCGGTGGGATAGCCGCGCAGGTCATTGGTCGCGCCAAACTGACATAGATCATAATAGGGGACGTCCCCACCGGCAGCGCACAGGGCGCCGCGCGTCGCCAGGACTGTGCCACTGCCGATCGGCATATAGGCGTTGCCGGCAAGCTGCAGCTTGTTGTGGTGATAGCTGTCGCCCAGCGCCTTAAGACCGAACAGCCAACTGGCACTGACGTAGAAGCCCCGTTTGGGCTGCATCGGGCTGTCACGCGTATCATAGACGAAGCTGGGGCCTAATGCGGACATGCTGCTGTGCATTTGGTCTTCGGGCGGGGTGGGGGGCGCACCGTCCGGCTCCTGCGGCACTGCGTCGGTCACGCG
The sequence above is drawn from the Sphingobium sp. AP49 genome and encodes:
- the purL gene encoding phosphoribosylformylglycinamidine synthase subunit PurL, giving the protein MSSSAPQITPQIVAEHGLSPEEYDRVLKAIGREPNLTELGIFSVMWSEHCSYKSSKIHLMKLPTKGPQVICGPGENAGVVDIGDGQAAIFKMESHNHPSYIEPYQGAATGVGGILRDVFTMGARPVANMNALRFGRPDHPKMKHLISGVVHGIGGYGNCVGVPTVGGEVNFHPAYDGNILVNAMTVGIADTDKIFYSAASGVGNPIVYVGSKTGRDGIHGATMASADFGEDSEEKRPTVQVGDPFTEKLLIEACLELMASDAIVAIQDMGAAGLTSSSVEMASKGGVGLHLKMDDVPQRETGMTTYEMMLSESQERMLMVLKPGREAFAEAIFRKWELDFAVIGHVTDTGRMVLEHKGEIVCDIPLAPLADDAPLYDRPSMPKDEYKIWSKVEPLGEIAESADIGADLITLMGSPDIASRRWIWEQYDHMVGADTVQRPGGDAAVVRVHGSSKGIAISTDCTPRYCYADPYEGGKQAIAECYRNLSAVGSTPLAVTNCLNFANPQRPEIMAQLTGCLEGMGDACRAFDFPIVSGNVSLYNESKATGGGSAILPTPAIGGIGLLADIDVMATVAFKNEGDAIWLVGGEGTHLGQSIWLREIAGREAGNAPKVDLAVERANGDAVRALVLAGTVNAVHDISDGGLIVTIAEMALAGKIGATLDVALTTASAFGEDQSRYVVTAPAGVEIAGAVKIGTVGGDSVAGVSIDALRTAHEGFFPALMDSEL
- a CDS encoding exodeoxyribonuclease VII small subunit, with protein sequence MAEESTPQPDLSHLSFEDALRALESIVRRLESGDVPLDESISLYAQGEELRKRCTERLQAAEARISKLTVDAGGAVTGATPFGAD
- a CDS encoding farnesyl diphosphate synthase codes for the protein MEGGGAAGLEQSATALITAHAAVLAAEVDRAFDALLTVPDDARRRLYDAMRHAAIGGGKRLRPLLVQATSDLFNISRESALRVGLAVECIHVYSLVHDDLPAMDDDDMRRGKPTVHKAFDEATAILAGDCLHDLAFEILADEQTHPDAFVRIELVKALALASGPAGMAGGQMMDLEAEQARFDLATVTRLQNLKTGALIGFCVDAAAIMARIPVDARTGLHGYARDIGLAFQIADDLLDVEGNLQLAGKALGKDAAAGKETFVSLLGIDRAREQGRLLVEQAKAHLHGHGAEADLLRAIADYIVERDR
- the coaD gene encoding pantetheine-phosphate adenylyltransferase, yielding MSTGKQRIGVYPGTFDPITLGHMDIIRRGAKLVDKLVIGVTTNISKSPMFSDEERLDMVRRECADIDTEIVVTGFNSLLMDFAESQGASVIIRGLRAVADFEYEYQMAGMNQQINSRVETVFLMADVSLQPIASRLVKEIALYGGPIHKFVSPPVRAEVEARVTALGRKGQG
- a CDS encoding peptidylprolyl isomerase: MRFTSALKTMAIGLALTASSLAFAQGGGGGGGGAEDMKKAETAAKAEQNAKSLGTELTPKLPPATIPADPQNIWDLDLSTGGRVRIQLRPDIAPNHVERIKELTRQGFYNGLKFHRVIPGFMAQGGDPKGDGTGGSTLPDLKAEFNPMPHLRGTLSMARAQSDDSANSQFFIVLLPRMQLDKKYTVFGRVIEGMQYVDAIHEGEPPADPSVILQASIESDGKPPVLAPPPPPPAPEPSILPSKKPAAPAKKPAPKKK
- the queA gene encoding tRNA preQ1(34) S-adenosylmethionine ribosyltransferase-isomerase QueA, which codes for MRVDLFDFDLPAENIALRPASPRDSARLLLVPGEQAMEDRIVRDLPSLLRAGDVLVFNDTRVIPAQLEGMRGDARIGATLHKRLGLRQWQAFLRNAKRVRDGDRIDFGAGVTAIAGPRDADGGVTLSFEGDEPVEVLLERAGRMPLPPYIASKRPTDARDRSDYQTMFAREDGAVAAPTAALHFTPDLMVAIAAAGIGTETLTLHVGAGTFLPVKADDTDDHRMHAEWGRIDQETADRLNAVRRSGGRLIAVGTTSLRLLESATGEDGIIRPFADETRIFITPGYRFRAVDGLMTNFHLPKSTLFMLVSALMGTEKMQSVYSHAIEEGYRFYSYGDSSLLLP
- a CDS encoding GAP family protein, with product MFEAIGELLPLAVGVSISPLPIIAMIVLLMSPQARLTAPVFLVGWLAAIVGALLLFSWLSDLGLGSGGKGHGAAMVKLVVGVLLLGLAWHEWRVRPAPGEVATLPHWLAAVEHMGPLAAAGLGFGIYAANPKNLTVGMAAGISFGAHHLPPGQTIFTVIIYLLIAAVTIWLPILGYFLAERRVRPWLDEMRVWLTQHNAAVMAVLLLVIGAMMSGKGIAALAP
- a CDS encoding BamA/TamA family outer membrane protein; protein product: MAAGLSACADRMTMPRRGAGLCSCAWATLLLTSPLLAQPPSNAPAPPAAAPAEGDESTAAQEGKRKKVDLLIAPVPLSNPATGTGLAVGAIAFYNPNAEPDQWISGGGVVYTTRGTKGIAGFHSMSFGQDRVRVNASLSYMDDRTNYYGIGRDAGDEGDRLELKSRQFDIDLQGLIRLFPDGYAGLRYRFRVTDAVPQEPDGAPPTPPEDQMHSSMSALGPSFVYDTRDSPMQPKRGFYVSASWLFGLKALGDSYHHNKLQLAGNAYMPIGSGTVLATRGALCAAGGDVPYYDLCQFGATNDLRGYPTGRYRDGASWAVQAELRQHIAGRWGATGFVGLGGIAPSAGDIWSRGNLLPAAGAGVRYRPFRSNDVQLRVDFAVGKNDHGAYVGIAEAF